From a region of the Euwallacea similis isolate ESF13 chromosome 19, ESF131.1, whole genome shotgun sequence genome:
- the LOC136415215 gene encoding SLIT and NTRK-like protein 2 isoform X2 produces the protein MYFWIVLLIISLGVLHASFVLGTYQCNMKTLQLNCSGVSQEDISGETLAIVNKPDIDLLNITNSHIAVISATTFEGFSALQSIYVTGSNISQIDEGSFTHITGLQYLDLSNNALTKVDFQLALPGAALKYLNLSNNLLQDISNFNSTYFSKLQLLDLSNNQLSHLPMEVLKKLDMVNDFVIIIDNNPWDCSHPVWSENLNSILLYVFCAVPITETIPKETTTTRRETMTEATQKKTTTLQPLQDRDQFVQAFDNKTASINETHGEKSDYLLVNCYKCSFYFCLLWMFVGIWIGIILGNVGKIHHLICHNRSSYEDKYTQCEYSLVEHHVVSGIFNSNTRKFTPVSALGTSMPNIVSMDKT, from the exons atgtatttttgGATAGTGCTTTTGATAATATCCCTTGGGGTTTTGCATGCAAGCTT TGTCCTTGGTACATATCAATGCAACATGAAAACCCTCCAGCTGAACTGTAGCGGAGTCTCCCAGGAAGACATTAGTGGGGAAACTTTAGCAATAGTCAACAAACCAGATATAGATTTACTTAACATCACTAACAGCCACATAGCTGTGATCTCAGCTACAACCTTCGAGGGGTTCTCGGCTTTGCAAAGCATATACGTCACCGGCTCAAACATTTCACAAATAGACGAAGGCTCTTTTACGCATATAACTGGACTGCAATATTTGGATCTGAGCAATAACGCTTTAACCAAGGTAGACTTCCAGTTAGCTCTGCCAGGAGCAGCCCTAAAATACCTGAACCTCTCTAACAACTTGCTACAAGATATATCCAACTTTAATTCCACATACTTCTCAAAGCTGCAGCTTCTAGACCTATCCAACAATCAGCTGAGCCATCTTCCTATGgaagttttaaagaaattggaCATGGTCAATGATTTTGTTATAATCATAGATAACAACCCATGGGATTGCTCCCATCCCGTTTGgtctgaaaatttgaattcgaTTCTGTTATACGTCTTCTGCGCCGTCCCCATCACTGAAACTATTCCGAAAGAGACCACGACTACAAGAAGAGAGACCATGACTGAGGCTACACAAAAAAAGACTACCACGTTGCAGCCCTTGCAGGACCGAGATCAGTTTGTTCAGGCTTTTGACAATAAAACAGCTTCAATTAATGAGACCCATGGAGAAAAAAGTGACTACCTACTAGTCAACTGCTACAAGTGCAGCTTTTACTTCTGCTTATTATGGATGTTTGTAGGGATATGGATCGGCATAATTCTGGGGAACGTTGGAAAAATACATCATTTGATATGCCATAACAGGTCATCTTATGAAGACAAATACACTCAATGCG aATACTCGTTGGTGGAGCATCACGTGGTATCCGGCATTTTCAATTCGAATACCCGTAAGTTTACCCCTGTATCGGCCCTGGGAACTTCCATGCCGAACATTGTGAGTATGGACAAGACGTGA
- the LOC136415215 gene encoding SLIT and NTRK-like protein 2 isoform X3 translates to MYFWIVLLIISLGVLHASFVLGTYQCNMKTLQLNCSGVSQEDISGETLAIVNKPDIDLLNITNSHIAVISATTFEGFSALQSIYVTGSNISQIDEGSFTHITGLQYLDLSNNALTKVDFQLALPGAALKYLNLSNNLLQDISNFNSTYFSKLQLLDLSNNQLSHLPMEVLKKLDMVNDFVIIIDNNPWDCSHPVWSENLNSILLYVFCAVPITETIPKETTTTRRETMTEATQKKTTTLQPLQDRDQFVQAFDNKTASINETHGEKSDYLLVNCYKCSFYFCLLWMFVGIWIGIILGNVGKIHHLICHNRSSYEDKYTQCEYSLVEHHVVSGIFNSNTRKFTPVSALGTSMPNIKSDI, encoded by the exons atgtatttttgGATAGTGCTTTTGATAATATCCCTTGGGGTTTTGCATGCAAGCTT TGTCCTTGGTACATATCAATGCAACATGAAAACCCTCCAGCTGAACTGTAGCGGAGTCTCCCAGGAAGACATTAGTGGGGAAACTTTAGCAATAGTCAACAAACCAGATATAGATTTACTTAACATCACTAACAGCCACATAGCTGTGATCTCAGCTACAACCTTCGAGGGGTTCTCGGCTTTGCAAAGCATATACGTCACCGGCTCAAACATTTCACAAATAGACGAAGGCTCTTTTACGCATATAACTGGACTGCAATATTTGGATCTGAGCAATAACGCTTTAACCAAGGTAGACTTCCAGTTAGCTCTGCCAGGAGCAGCCCTAAAATACCTGAACCTCTCTAACAACTTGCTACAAGATATATCCAACTTTAATTCCACATACTTCTCAAAGCTGCAGCTTCTAGACCTATCCAACAATCAGCTGAGCCATCTTCCTATGgaagttttaaagaaattggaCATGGTCAATGATTTTGTTATAATCATAGATAACAACCCATGGGATTGCTCCCATCCCGTTTGgtctgaaaatttgaattcgaTTCTGTTATACGTCTTCTGCGCCGTCCCCATCACTGAAACTATTCCGAAAGAGACCACGACTACAAGAAGAGAGACCATGACTGAGGCTACACAAAAAAAGACTACCACGTTGCAGCCCTTGCAGGACCGAGATCAGTTTGTTCAGGCTTTTGACAATAAAACAGCTTCAATTAATGAGACCCATGGAGAAAAAAGTGACTACCTACTAGTCAACTGCTACAAGTGCAGCTTTTACTTCTGCTTATTATGGATGTTTGTAGGGATATGGATCGGCATAATTCTGGGGAACGTTGGAAAAATACATCATTTGATATGCCATAACAGGTCATCTTATGAAGACAAATACACTCAATGCG aATACTCGTTGGTGGAGCATCACGTGGTATCCGGCATTTTCAATTCGAATACCCGTAAGTTTACCCCTGTATCGGCCCTGGGAACTTCCATGCCGAACATT AAATCGGACATCTAG
- the Chpf gene encoding chondroitin sulfate synthase 2 codes for MLKLSKKFISENIYLFLGILIGLYVSTFINTNLDISCDTSENPFKVNSRLAQEIINSSINKLEPRILPEKPRGETKSNFVRPRYYSTELGIKEKLFVGIFTSEDKVNTQAVHINKTIGHVVNKIKFFITAQYKLKTKFNLTGLVGFTDARNKYRPFQVIKYVADTFANDYDYYFFSNDYTFINVHRLREIVDKISISMDVFLGTPVLDSSYCNLDAGIVISNSVLKAARKHLEWCIMNAVSDDYSENLGRCIHHSLGLSCQTSVQGQSVLSYKLKHFDLAQHLKKLSTDLKFNNAVTVRPVIANDDFFRLNAYFLKQHLETYNKQITQLSKTLTQSWPPGQRPGSIPATRFDMPRQNYFNLSHIFFPDDFTVIRQHSEPELQDIQNILKQVIAQVEDQYPKAYEFRRLVNGYKSFDLSRGLDYILDLGFRDLSNGKEVVKRFEVCKPLGNVEFVPAPYVTENSRVSIVLPVQETEVLQVFNFLLSYDASIMEKKEKTFLLLVLLYQYNTESQGPDDTFAKLKNFVKVATTRHSSDDVKIGWLSIRLPESKSVLKIEDNKALNFAVVDLALKKFGVDSLTLVLDVWANITVDFLNRVRMNTIENYQIFSPIPFRQYNPQISQILQIEVTKMAGHFDREDYKYISFYGKDYVAARKRSQKTIPLIRVDNDIPKLLTQEVKNKGNLFKMFLLNGDDLHCMRATEMNLRVIHHFDQNGNRANKFYGNEAQLAKLLLTKQESIPELL; via the exons ATGTTAAAACTaagtaaaaagtttatttctgAAAACATCTACCTTTTTCTGGGTATTCTAATAGGCCTTTACGTATCCACCTTCATAAACACTAATCTAGACATTTCCTGCGACACCAGCGAAAATCCCTTTAAGGTGAACAGTAGACTTGCTCAAGAAATCATCAATAGTTCAATTAATAAGCTTGAGCCACGAATTTTGCCTGAAAAACCCAGAGGCGAAACCAAATCAAACTTTGTAAGGCCCAGGTATTACTCAACAGAATTGGGAATAAAGGAGAAATTGTTTGTGGGGATTTTTACCTCCGAGGACAAAGTTAACACCCAGGCTGTCCATATAAATAAGACTATTGGACATGtggtgaataaaattaagttttttattactgCCCAGTATAAGCTTAAGACCAAATTTAATCTTACTG GATTAGTAGGATTTACAGATGCAAGAAATAAATACCGACCTTTCCAAGTCATCAAATATGTGGCAGATACATTTGCAAATGACTATGACtattactttttttccaaTGATTATACATTTATAAATGTCCACAGACTAAGAGAAATTGTGGACAAAATTAGTATTAGTATGGATGTATTTTTAGGGACACCAGTATTAGACAGCAGCTATTGTAATTTGG ATGCAGGGATTGTTATAAGCAACTCTGTTCTAAAGGCAGCTCGAAAGCATTTAGAATGGTGCATCATGAACGCCGTTTCAGACGATTATAGTGAGAATTTAGGGCGCTGTATTCACCATAGTTTAGGCTTGTCTTGCCAAACTTCTGTTCAG GGACAAAGTGTACtttcttataaattaaaacactttgaTCTGGCGCAGCATTTAAAGAAGTTGAGCACAGATCTTAAATTTAACAACGCCGTCACTGTGCGTCCAGTAATTGCTAATGATGACTTTTTCAGGCTCAAtgcttattttcttaaa cAACACTTGGAAACttacaataaacaaataactCAATTATCTAAAACTTTAACCCAGTCATGGCCCCCTGGGCAAAGGCCTGGCTCTATACCGGCAACTCGCTTTGATATGCCTCGTCAgaactattttaatttgagcCACATTTTCTTTCCCGATGACTTTACCGTAATTCGTCAACATTCCGAACCTGAGCTCCAAGATATACAG aACATTTTAAAGCAAGTAATAGCTCAAGTGGAAGACCAATATCCCAAGGCTTATGAGTTCAGGCGACTGGTTAATGGTTACAAATCGTTTGATCTGAGCCGAGGGCTTGATTATATCCTTGACTTGGGATTTCGCGATTTGAGTAATGGCAAAGAAGTAGTAAAAAG GTTTGAGGTTTGTAAACCTCTCGGAAACGTCGAATTTGTTCCTGCCCCCTATGTAACCGAAAACAGTCGGGTGTCCATTGTCTTACCAGTGCAGGAAACTGAAGTACTTcaagttttcaatttcctaTTGAGCTATGATGCCTctataatggaaaaaaaagaaaagaccTTTCTGCTTCTCGTCCTGTTATATCAGTACAATACTGAGAGCCAGG GGCCTGACGATACCTTTGCCaagctaaaaaattttgtcaaaGTCGCCACTACCCGGCATAGTAGTGATGACGTTAAAATCGGGTGGCTCTCAATTAGGCTTCCTGAAAGTAAAAGCGTACTGAAGATTGAAGACAATAAAGCCTTGAATTTTGCAGTAGTGGATTTGGCTTTGAAGAAGTTCGGCGTGGATAGTTTAACTTTGGTTTTGGACGTTTGGGCTAACATTACCGTAGATTTTTTGAACAGG GTGCGAATGAATACCATAGagaattatcaaattttctcGCCCATCCCATTCAGACAATACAATCCTCAAATATCCCAAATACTGCAGATAGAGGTGACTAAAATGGCCGGTCATTTTGACCGAGAAGACTACAAATATATCTCATTTTATGGGAAAGATTATGTGGCTG CTCGCAAAAGGTCCCAAAAAACCATCCCCCTGATAAGAGTAGACAATGATATACCTAAACTACTAACgcaagaagtaaaaaataaagggaacctttttaaaatgtttctccTTAACGGTGATGATTTACACTGCATGAGAGCGACCGAAATGAACTTAAGAGTCATTCACCATTTCGACCAAAACGGAAATAGGGCGAATAAGTTTTATGGGAATGAGGCCCAACTTGCTAAATTACTTTTAACTAAACAGGAATCTATACCTGAATTGCTGTGA
- the LOC136415215 gene encoding SLIT and NTRK-like protein 2 isoform X4, whose amino-acid sequence MYFWIVLLIISLGVLHASFVLGTYQCNMKTLQLNCSGVSQEDISGETLAIVNKPDIDLLNITNSHIAVISATTFEGFSALQSIYVTGSNISQIDEGSFTHITGLQYLDLSNNALTKVDFQLALPGAALKYLNLSNNLLQDISNFNSTYFSKLQLLDLSNNQLSHLPMEVLKKLDMVNDFVIIIDNNPWDCSHPVWSENLNSILLYVFCAVPITETIPKETTTTRRETMTEATQKKTTTLQPLQDRDQFVQAFDNKTASINETHGEKSDYLLVNCYKCSFYFCLLWMFVGIWIGIILGNVGKIHHLICHNRSSYEDKYTQCEYSLVEHHVVSGIFNSNTRKFTPVSALGTSMPNIVME is encoded by the exons atgtatttttgGATAGTGCTTTTGATAATATCCCTTGGGGTTTTGCATGCAAGCTT TGTCCTTGGTACATATCAATGCAACATGAAAACCCTCCAGCTGAACTGTAGCGGAGTCTCCCAGGAAGACATTAGTGGGGAAACTTTAGCAATAGTCAACAAACCAGATATAGATTTACTTAACATCACTAACAGCCACATAGCTGTGATCTCAGCTACAACCTTCGAGGGGTTCTCGGCTTTGCAAAGCATATACGTCACCGGCTCAAACATTTCACAAATAGACGAAGGCTCTTTTACGCATATAACTGGACTGCAATATTTGGATCTGAGCAATAACGCTTTAACCAAGGTAGACTTCCAGTTAGCTCTGCCAGGAGCAGCCCTAAAATACCTGAACCTCTCTAACAACTTGCTACAAGATATATCCAACTTTAATTCCACATACTTCTCAAAGCTGCAGCTTCTAGACCTATCCAACAATCAGCTGAGCCATCTTCCTATGgaagttttaaagaaattggaCATGGTCAATGATTTTGTTATAATCATAGATAACAACCCATGGGATTGCTCCCATCCCGTTTGgtctgaaaatttgaattcgaTTCTGTTATACGTCTTCTGCGCCGTCCCCATCACTGAAACTATTCCGAAAGAGACCACGACTACAAGAAGAGAGACCATGACTGAGGCTACACAAAAAAAGACTACCACGTTGCAGCCCTTGCAGGACCGAGATCAGTTTGTTCAGGCTTTTGACAATAAAACAGCTTCAATTAATGAGACCCATGGAGAAAAAAGTGACTACCTACTAGTCAACTGCTACAAGTGCAGCTTTTACTTCTGCTTATTATGGATGTTTGTAGGGATATGGATCGGCATAATTCTGGGGAACGTTGGAAAAATACATCATTTGATATGCCATAACAGGTCATCTTATGAAGACAAATACACTCAATGCG aATACTCGTTGGTGGAGCATCACGTGGTATCCGGCATTTTCAATTCGAATACCCGTAAGTTTACCCCTGTATCGGCCCTGGGAACTTCCATGCCGAACATT GTAATGGAATAA
- the LOC136415026 gene encoding zinc finger protein 557-like, producing MNKTTNFCCICLKETSDFESATEQDSDGVKYSEKLALCDPTQEWEDNNLSLCNTCLINLDVVYKFIHLCRKSYKLRRGNLQLQESEPQKNQLDNESFTCFTCKKVFKKKRFLKSHITRTHLASDDRKKDTDSDPPIDSKVLPKEEDINLHEHSNLTIKNEGSLKEEAEEVGHYSDYFPNEDTYSSDEDEKPKLRKSRAKKSKKPDSYTCEYCGKQFNRHQHWSAHIRSKHTFEKPYKCKLCEASFTTSHSLLVHKRNHNNEKPYICSTCGKGFVCSGDLFHHNKIHLNKKEYECNVCQKRFNTTSILRTHKIVKHTQPQDWKYICVLCERRFPINSSLALHMKRHTGVKDHPCHICGKKFFNKSEVTKHILSHSNQKNFKCHLCEDKEYKNKEGLNKHLKIIHDLGTWKAPKLEKRFLCVLCPRRFTFNNKLQRHLLTHTGEKPYKCDYCEKKFSDTYYRKNHMKKEHSEHLDEDGNIKYLESVVSNNFT from the exons atgaacaaaaccACAAATTTCTGCTGTATTTGCCTCAAAGAAACGTCAGATTTCGAATCTGCCACAGAGCAAGACTCGGACGGAGTCAAATATAGCGAAAAGTTGGCTCTCTGTGACCCCACACAA gAATGGGAAGATAATAATTTAAGCCTCTGCAACACCTGTCTCATAAACCTAGATGtagtttataaatttatccACTTATGCAGGAAAAGTTATAAGTTGCGAAGAGGAAATCTGCAACTGCAGGAGTCTGAGCCACAAAAGAACCAATTAGATAATGAATCATTTACTTGTTTTACTTGTAAAAAGGTGTTTAAGAAGAAGCGATTCCTAAAAAGTCATATAACAAGGACCCACTTAGCCAGTGATGACAGAAAGAAAGATACAG ATTCTGACCCACCTATTGACTCTAAAGTCCTTCCCAAAGAAGAAGACATTAATCTTCATGAACACTCCAATCTGACAATAAAGAATGAAGGTAGCCTTAAAGAAGAAGCTGAAGAAGTTGGCCACTACAGtgattattttccaaatgaaGATACCTATTCTAGTGATGAAGATGAAAAACCAAAACTTCGGAAATCCAGAGCCAAAAAGTCAAAGAAACCAGATTCATACACTTGTGAATATTGTGGTAAACAGTTCAACAGGCACCAGCATTGGTCTGCCCATATAAGGTCAAAGCACACATTTGAAAAACCTTATAAATGCAAGCTGTGTGAAGCCAGTTTTACCACTTCACACAGCCTTTTAGTGCACAAAAGAAATCACAACAATGAAAAACCTTATATTTGTAGTACCTGTGGGAAGGGGTTTGTCTGTTCTGGAGATTTATTCCATCACAATAAAATACACTTGAATAAGAAGGAGTATGAGTGCAATGTGTGCCAAAAGAGGTTTAACACCACCAGCATTTTGAGGACTCATAAAATAGTGAAGCACACACAACCGCAAGATTGGAAATATATTTGTGTGTTATGCGAAAGACGGTTTCCCATTAACAGCTCTTTGGCTTTACACATGAAGAGACATACTGGGGTCAAAGACCATCCTTGTCACATTTGCGGCAAGAAATTCTTTAACAAATCAGAAGTTACTAAGCACATATTAAGCCACTCAAAccagaaaaactttaaatgtcATTTATGTGAAGATAAAGAGTACAAGAACAAGGAAGGTTTGAACAAACACCTGAAGATAATTCATGATTTGGGCACGTGGAAAGCTCCAAAACTGGAAAAAAGGTTTTTGTGTGTGTTGTGTCCTAGAAGGTTCACCTTTAACAATAAACTGCAGAGACATTTGCTGACACATACTGGAGAAAAACCATATAAATGTGATTATTGTGAAAAGAAGTTTAGCGATacttattatagaaaaaatcataTGAAGAAGGAGCATAGTGAGCATTTGGATGAGGATGGGAATATTAAGTATTTGGAGTCGGTTGTTTCCAATAATTTCACATAG
- the LOC136415027 gene encoding glucose dehydrogenase [FAD, quinone]-like has protein sequence MFNAQCGNSSLSYGFSVGNTCSGGTTVLLFMSLVDSLLRNTCEVSDTQGRITPKKVPDSKYDFVVIGAGTAGSTIAGRLAEIKHWKILLLEAGDDEPVGSQVPSFFTNYINSPINWNFTTEAEPIGCQGFEGKRCSWPRGKVLGGTGVINGMMFLRGTFNDYKRWVDAGNTGWSYDEILPDFKSYEDNRDPQIIDADFHGTKGPVSIQRYPYQPPMAWDILKAGEQIGYNISTDLNGFNFNGFGVPQMNSRGGVRLSMAKAFIRPQRNNPNLHVMLNTTATKIIIDQEKRASAVELVYNNKTYSVNVGKEVIVSAGAIQTPQVLLLSGIGGKEMLESVGIKQVHDLPAVGKGVQNHVSFQLTYNLDTPKKDMLDMRSVSQYVHDQSGPMSSTGLAQTTARIHSKYSVPENPDIQLYFGGFIAKCSPGLDLDEKSNVKEQISIFPTYLHTKSRGYIGLHSKDPFAAPKIVANYLTHEQDVNGLIAGIRIVQKLVNTTILQNKYGLKLEKKPYGSCADLYRWDSDDFWTCAVKFETGHENHQGSSCKMGLRSNPEACVDQRLQLYGIDNIRVVDASVFPDLPSANPQATIIMVAERGARFIKEDYLNRIDRK, from the exons ATGTTTAACGCACAATGTGGTAATAGCTCACTGAGTTATGGTTTCAGTGTGGGAAACACCTGTAGTGGTGGAACCACGGTTTTACTCTTTATGTCCCTAGTTGACTCATTATTGAGGAATACTTGTGAGGTGTCAGACACACAAGGTAGGATTACTCCTAAAAAGGTGCCAG ACTCTAAGTATGACTTTGTTGTCATCGGCGCAGGCACCGCAGGTTCGACAATTGCAGGAAGACTCGCTGAAATTAAACACTGGAAGATTCTGCTGCTAGAAGCAGGAGACGATGAACCAGTGGGCAGCCAG GTTccttcattttttaccaaCTACATAAACTCTCCAATTAATTGGAACTTCACCACTGAGGCTGAACCAATTGGATGCCAAGGCTTCGAAGGCAAGCGCTGTTCCTGGCCCCGAGGAAAAGTGCTGGGGGGAACTGGAGTTATCAATGGAATGATGTTCTTGAGAGGGACCTTCAACGACTATAAAAGATGGGTGGATGCTGGAAATACTGGTTGGAGCTATGATGAG ATTCTGCCGGACTTTAAGTCATATGAAGATAATAGAGATCCGCAAATAATAGACGCAGATTTTCATGGAACTAAAGGCCCGGTGAGTATACAGAGATATCCTTACCAACCACCAATGGCTTGGGACATATTAAAAGCTGGCGAGCAAATCGGTTACAATATTAGCACAGACTTGAACGGTTTTAACTTCAATGGATTTGGAGTGCCCCAAATGAACAGCAG AGGTGGTGTTCGTCTGAGCATGGCTAAAGCCTTCATACGCCCTCAGAGAAACAACCCAAATCTGCATGTGATGCTTAACACTACtgcaacaaaaataatcatagACCAAGAGAAACGTGCTTCTGCGGTGGAACTTGTTTATAACAACAAGACTTATTCGGTCAATGTTGGCAAAGAAGTGATAGTGTCCGCTGGAGCCATACAAACACCTCAGGTGCTACTTCTCTCTGGAATTGGCGGCAAAGAGATGCTAGAATCTGTGGGTATTAAGCAAGTTCATGATTTACCTGCTGTGGGAAAAGGAGTGCAAAATCACGTGTCTTTTCAACTGACTTATAATTTAGACACGCCTAAAAAAGATATGTTGGACATGAGGAGTGTTTCCCAATATGTGCATGATCAGAGTGGGCCCATGAGTTCTACTGGATTAGCGCAA ACTACTGCCCGAATACACTCAAAGTACAGCGTTCCTGAAAATCCAGATATTCAGCTTTATTTTGGGGGGTTTATCGCTAAGTGTTCGCCAGGCTTGGATTTGGATGAGAAATCCAACGTCAAAGAgcaaatatcaatttttcccACTTATCTTCATACTAAAAGCAGAGG ATACATAGGGTTACATTCCAAGGATCCATTTGCAGCTCCAAAAATAGTAGCCAACTATCTTACACATGAACAGGACGTCAATGGACTGATTGCAGGAATAAGGATCGTGCAAAAGCTTGTAAATACCACCATACTGCAGAATAAGTATGGCCTGAAGTTGGAAAAAAAGCCTTATGGATCATGTGCAGACCTGTATAG GTGGGACTCTGATGATTTCTGGACTTGTGCAGTGAAATTCGAAACAGGTCACGAAAACCACCAAGGAAGTTCGTGTAAAATGGGCCTAAGATCGAACCCAGAGGCGTGCGTCGACCAGAGGCTTCAACTGTACGGTATTGATAATATAAGGGTAGTGGACGCCTCTGTATTCCCCGACCTACCCTCGGCCAATCCTCAGGCAACCATTATCATGGTTGCCGAAAGGGGGGCTCGGTTCATAAAAGaagattatttaaatagaatagaCCGTAAATGA
- the LOC136415215 gene encoding uncharacterized protein isoform X1, translated as MYFWIVLLIISLGVLHASFVLGTYQCNMKTLQLNCSGVSQEDISGETLAIVNKPDIDLLNITNSHIAVISATTFEGFSALQSIYVTGSNISQIDEGSFTHITGLQYLDLSNNALTKVDFQLALPGAALKYLNLSNNLLQDISNFNSTYFSKLQLLDLSNNQLSHLPMEVLKKLDMVNDFVIIIDNNPWDCSHPVWSENLNSILLYVFCAVPITETIPKETTTTRRETMTEATQKKTTTLQPLQDRDQFVQAFDNKTASINETHGEKSDYLLVNCYKCSFYFCLLWMFVGIWIGIILGNVGKIHHLICHNRSSYEDKYTQCEYSLVEHHVVSGIFNSNTRKFTPVSALGTSMPNIRKVPFNEINRKLESDP; from the exons atgtatttttgGATAGTGCTTTTGATAATATCCCTTGGGGTTTTGCATGCAAGCTT TGTCCTTGGTACATATCAATGCAACATGAAAACCCTCCAGCTGAACTGTAGCGGAGTCTCCCAGGAAGACATTAGTGGGGAAACTTTAGCAATAGTCAACAAACCAGATATAGATTTACTTAACATCACTAACAGCCACATAGCTGTGATCTCAGCTACAACCTTCGAGGGGTTCTCGGCTTTGCAAAGCATATACGTCACCGGCTCAAACATTTCACAAATAGACGAAGGCTCTTTTACGCATATAACTGGACTGCAATATTTGGATCTGAGCAATAACGCTTTAACCAAGGTAGACTTCCAGTTAGCTCTGCCAGGAGCAGCCCTAAAATACCTGAACCTCTCTAACAACTTGCTACAAGATATATCCAACTTTAATTCCACATACTTCTCAAAGCTGCAGCTTCTAGACCTATCCAACAATCAGCTGAGCCATCTTCCTATGgaagttttaaagaaattggaCATGGTCAATGATTTTGTTATAATCATAGATAACAACCCATGGGATTGCTCCCATCCCGTTTGgtctgaaaatttgaattcgaTTCTGTTATACGTCTTCTGCGCCGTCCCCATCACTGAAACTATTCCGAAAGAGACCACGACTACAAGAAGAGAGACCATGACTGAGGCTACACAAAAAAAGACTACCACGTTGCAGCCCTTGCAGGACCGAGATCAGTTTGTTCAGGCTTTTGACAATAAAACAGCTTCAATTAATGAGACCCATGGAGAAAAAAGTGACTACCTACTAGTCAACTGCTACAAGTGCAGCTTTTACTTCTGCTTATTATGGATGTTTGTAGGGATATGGATCGGCATAATTCTGGGGAACGTTGGAAAAATACATCATTTGATATGCCATAACAGGTCATCTTATGAAGACAAATACACTCAATGCG aATACTCGTTGGTGGAGCATCACGTGGTATCCGGCATTTTCAATTCGAATACCCGTAAGTTTACCCCTGTATCGGCCCTGGGAACTTCCATGCCGAACATT CGCAAAGTCCCATTCAATGAAATCAACAGGAAACTCGAAAGCGACCCTTGA